The genomic window TGTCAAACTTGCCatctacattacccacaatgcagcaGGACCACCAACAGTTAGAGCAGAGATGCTACAGTATGTTATTGTTGTAATGGCTAATGTAGCCTTGAGCCtttagcctcaagcagagataaGGAGCGGGCTACAGATGACTGGTGAGCTCACTTCTGTCTAACTCCACAGCCctagattatttttattttcaaacttgtagtgttcagctgcagctgactctgactcaagtgacatcacctGAAGACATTTATCTGGTTTTTCACAGCTCCCTCTGGggccacaaaaggctttatacaGCTTATGTTCCCCTTTCTTtaactgtgtttattatttacttttgcttttcaccaataaaacaatatttattttcacaatagTAACATATTGGCTCTATATCTCAGATACATTGTATACAAAGCCTTTGTgtatagaaaatggatggatggatgaagtaAGCACTGATGTCTGAAAACAGCATATATGGGTTTATCAGATCTGACCAACAACATAAATATTGATCTGTTGatcaataaattattttcttgtgtgGTAGCAGGTGTACCAGCTGCAAACTGAGCTGCAGAAAGCCCAAATAGAGAATGAGTTCCAGAGGAAGCACTCACTCAAGTGTGCCTCTCTTGCTGAGATGCCACAACTGCAGGAGGAAGTCCAACTGCGCTACCAGCTAGTGAAAACAGAACAACTGGACCCAGTGAGAACAATCACTTAATCATTAGCTGATTAATGTAGAATATGACAGTTATCACTCATAATCTTTAGACAGTGGAAGAGTCAGTAGctccttgtgtttttatgtctgtatCGTTTGCTGTGTCTTCATCAGGCTCATCAGGACATCCTGGCCCACGACCTGGCTGAGGCCATAGACAGCCAAGTGGAACTTGCAGAGCAGCTCAGGTGCTACAGGGAGGAGAATGAACAGCTGCTCAAAGAGAAACAAGGGGTATGTGTGCTTGTCTGTCAGTCATCATGGATCAGGAAGTGCCATGcaaattcaggaaaaaaaatatgtattattcCACTGCTACACACCACCATGACGTGCAAGTCGAAATGTATTTTGGAGAACACAGTTCTTCCATTGACCACTCTggtgtgatgtgtgtatttgtgtttagcTCATGGATCAGAAGGAGTGCCTGAGCCTTCAGGTGCAGCAGCTAACCCTGGACTGTAACATGCTGCAGCAGAAGAGCACTGTGGTCCACAATCAGATGAGGGagctgcaggcagagagagaccaGGTGAGGAACCAGTAACAGTCCCACTTCATGTCTTTGGTAAACTTAAATACAGTTTCCCAAGCTTTATTATCTCTTTTAGATTCTATTTTTATGGCCACCTTGGAACTGGCCTTTCATCACATGATGTTGCTTGTTTTCCCAAGCAGTCAGGAATATCAAATATCGAGCAGCTCTCCTGGCCCTTAATGTCTGTACTTCCCTGTTGTGTGAGTAAGTGTGAAGAATTTATGTTTCTTTGACAATGGACAATGGTTAAACCCTGATCTTCTGGAATTGGTATAATATTCTTTGTCTCATGGAGAAGTATGCTTGTCTTGTAAATGTCTTCTCTAAACATCTCTGAGTCGTATGGAATGAACAATCCACCCACACCCTAACAACTGTCAGGTAGTCACAAGAACGTCACTTAGCTGCCAGCTGCTCCATGGAACCATGTAGTAAATGACAACACAGGACTGTGATATTACTTGACAGTTTCTGGGTGCAATTTGCAGTTCCTGCTCGCTGTATGATACACACCAGTTCTGCATTATCTCGACTatgatgttgtttgtgtttcttgctCTTTCATAAAAAGCCTGGCATAAAATAGTGCCAGACTAGGAAATGCAAGAGTAGGAAATCCCTTAACCAACACTTGAATTGCCTAATGTTCTGTCATAGTCATCATGTTGGACTGTGGAATTAACTAAGATCAAATAGTAGCTTCAAACATACCACTTTTTGTTACAATATATTTACAACAATTTGGCTTCATCATTGGATTTGTGGTGTTACACATGAAGTTTTCTATCATGCATTCTAAGTTTCCATCATGCATTGTTCCATAGTTAGACAGACACAATACTTTGACCACATAATGCGTCGCACATGCCTTGGTGGCAGTgaagcacactcacacatttaaTACTTCCTCATTCAAACAATTCCTGTCTGAAACATTGGCATATCCACATTTTGAATTATAGGTGGCGTGTGACAGGTGTAGCCTTTATGGTTGTTATGATGTGGTTTCTACATGAGGTATATACTTGGCCTAAcagtgtttatgtgcatgtataCGAAACATGATGTCTGTGGGCTGTTGATTCTGTGTAAAATACCTTATGTGTTAAGTAAATCTAAATGTTTCCTGCTTCTAGGCGTACCTGTCCAGAGATGAGGCCCAGACCATGATTGCCCGCGTCCTGGCTGAGAAGGACACCCTGAGGTGCCAGCTGGTGGAGCTCCAGGAGAGGGTCTTCAGCCCGAAGGCCAAATGCAGCCCCAGAGAGCAACGCCAGAGCTCTGATGTAatttctcacacaaacacacatcaacccaaacacacagaaataatacTGTTAATGTATtgccctgtgtttgtgtcaaaggAGACAGAGGGCGGCTGGGAAAGCCTTAGGTCCAGCTCTGACGAATCTTCATCACCAAATAGACGCAGACTTCGCCGCATGGATGCAGTGAATCCCATGTCCCTGAGCTCCTGCCCATCAGAGGTGCGAGATCTGCTACAATTATTTTATTAGAGCTGGTTATCAACCCTCATTAGTTTTAGAATACCCATGGAAATTTGTCTATGGAGTAGACACATTGTCAAGTACCACAAATTGGAATCACATACATTACATaccatacatttattttttatttaagtaaagtTCCCACAAGCTGCCTGTGttacagagagggaaaaaaatcatgttgtTATATCTGTAAGGTGAAAATGAAGCTACCACCACCAGCCAGTTAACTTAGTTTAGCAAAGACTTGAAATGGAGcaaactgctagcctggctctgtccaaaggtgtAAGGCTCACTAATTAactatatcttgtttgttttgtgtaataTTATGAGAAAACAGCCAAGAAATCATTCAGCAACATAACCCACCACATGTCCACAGCTTGTTTTCATACTTCATTTTGTATGGATAGAAAGAAATAATGTCTTCACTGGTGCACTTCTATCCAACTTCTAATCTAACCAGCTGCTCTCAGTAAAGACCTGAAAGTGATACCAGTCCTTACATCTAATTCTTGTCaaactattcatttaaaaacaatggtAATTATCATAATATGGtaatgattttgtttgtgtgtgtgtgtgtgtgtgtgtgtgtatgcgtagGGTGAAGATGCTGTAGCAAGCAGTATCCGATCCCGAAATGCAGAGCCACCCAGTTCAGATTCCCTTCGCAGAAGGGAGAAAGCTCTATATGAAGACAGcaggtaagtgtgtgtgtgtgtgtgtgtggtgtgtgtgtgtgtgtgtatgtgtgtatttccaTGTTCATGTGCAGTGTATATCACTGTACACGTGTACATGCCTTTAAATTAAAGTATATTTGACAAGGCTCTGGGCAGCATTTCACAGACACCGGACAGGAACGATGGCTTCAAGGTGTTACTGAACTCTGCATTCCTTTCTGTTGTTGTAACATGACATGACATCCAGTTTCAGGTGGATTATCAATTTACAGGAATGAAAGGGTCTTAACTGCACATCACATGATTCCAAGAAAGACACACTTGTGTGATCAAGCGTAAAttgtaaaacacagaaatcacagaaacacagaagaagagtgTGTTGAGGGCACATTATGAACAAGTTTTTGTAAAGCCCCACATTCCTCACTTCTGTTACTGCTCAAGGAGCTTTTGTGCTTTCATGTTCAAAGTGCTCACAAAAGATTCACCTTTGTCACAAGGCTATCATTATTCCTTCCCCTCAGACCAATCTCTAGGTTGTGGCATGGCCTAACTATCTTAGCATACAGTTCTTTATTAAAGTAGAATCAGTACAAAGTACATACCACAGCTCTATTAtcgtgtgtgtacatgtttgtttgtgcgtgGCAGTGACAGACAATGAGAAATCTGATACTGGTTTTCATGTAGctgttctcttttttctcttgtagTTTGGAAACAGCAGAGACTGATTCTCTATTGGATGACTTTGTGTTCCTCCCCAATTGTAAGTAtagaaaacacatgaacatttctttgttgaagagagtgtttatgtttctgtgtggaggGGATTGTGGACTTTCATTAGCAGTTGTTCAATGTTGGACTTTTGACAGGTGACACATTAACTCTGGCACATTATTACCGAGTAGACAACCTTGCCAAATCATTAAACAACCTCCCTTTTGTTTAGTTGGGAGTGGAGACATGCAGACTCCCAGGCTATGCCCTTCTAAAGGCTCCACCTCTGACAGGTGAGGCAGTTGACTGGACCTACATTGTTACAAATAAAGCATTTTCAAGTATAACAGATGGTAGTGCACATCCATAGGGTGATGATAAATTGAAGAAGAGGGGAGTAGATGTGTTGGAGATTAATGTTAGTATCAGCACTGGGATCTTAAACATAACCCACCTTTAAGTAAACATCTTCAAATTAAGGTTGAGTTTCAGTACCTCAAACTCACAGACACTGTATTATTTCAAATTCATTATGCTAAAGTACTGAGCCATCACTACTAAAAATGTGTATTGTCctaccacatacacacagcactggGTATAGCTATATATTCTGTGAAGTAGCTTGAAAAGATTTTCGCTATACTCAGTGtgatataacatttttttctttcctatgATCCTTAGAATAATCTAGATGTTCCCTGAAGCACATCTGTCCTAACCTCATCTTCTGTTATCTCTCACTAGCCTGTCCAGAACATCACCCCCTCCTTTCCTGATGCGTTCCCGTCCCAAAGCTATTCGCATCAACGGCCGTGTTCTCAGCATCTCCCTCCAGGGGGAGGCGCTGCTCAGCCAGCTGGCACTGGTGGGGGGGAATAAGACAGGAGTGTTTGTTCACCAGGTGACAGAGGGGAGCCCTGCCCATACTGTTGGCATTGGCCCTGGGGCACAGATAGTGGaggtaggggtgtgtgtgtgtggtgtgtgtgtgtgtgtgtgtatgtgtgtgtgtgttaaaacagtTGTTAAAATTCTTCTGCTTGTCATCatgctgtttctctgcaggtgaaGTATGAGCAGAACCAGAAGGCTCTAAGGATGGTGCTGGAGGATTCCACTTTAGAGGAAGCCATGTGGGCTCTTGGACAGGTTACGGGCCTCTGCCACCTCTCCCTGCGTCCCAGGCAAGATGGTACATAACACAGCATACACATAAACAGTTTTTGTTCCTTGTAACAAAGATGGTTTGTCTCATTCTAAATCATTTCTGTACCATTTTAGTGAAGATGTTACAGCCCACTCTGAAACATTTCTCCATTATTTaagccaaaataaaagtatatgGAATTATTGTAAATAATTCATATTAGATCCCATTTTGCATGATAGAAGACTTTTCTCACTTCCACTTTATTCTCCATAAGCCAATTCATTTACTGCCTAACTGTTCAGTAGCACTGGGACAGTTTGTGCTCATGCTATTATCATTGCATGATAAAATGACATGATaatagaaaacaacaacagcaacaaaaaacaatgcatTTCCATAAGCTGCACATCGCCATTTtttacatacacagacacaaatatatgcacacacacgcaagaGTGATTCCATAAGGCTGTGCTGTATTATACTTTGTAACAAATCACAGTGTCTGTAtcagctgaaaataaaagttaTGGCTTCAGCTGACCTGAGGCCAACAGGaggaagatttttttctcttgagaTTAAAGAGATGTCCTCCTCCTGCATGAGGTAATGGCTCATTTGTTATGGAATGACAGCAGTTGAAATAACAGCAGGATGCAATGTTCATCACCCtaatggtgtttttgttttgcatcagGCAAAGAATTCAGCTGAGCTACAGCATTCTTTAAAATACACAGGACTatcagagaaacattttttatatgTCCAGATGTGCCACATAAAGACACAACCTGGagcaaaaagcacaaaatttCAGTCGCTGCACATTTGACATAATTAATTTGACTCATTTTGAACTTTGatcctctttcctttttacttactttaaatatttaaataacttacttacttacttactttaacatttaaataattcCCTAATTTTTTCATTTGGACTATAGAGAACCGAGCTATTGCACTGCTGCACCACTTGAAATGAAGCCATCTAAAGTCCATTAATTGCGTATTACACAATTTATACATAATAGCaaagataatgataataatgagtGTGAACTGTAAGTTAACAAAGTAAGATTACATAGAATATGTAACTGGCTAGCACTGTGTCACAGTAAATGAACTCAGTTTTGGCAAACAGGCACTGCTCAAGACCTCTGCTAGAGGCTGCATATAGAGAATTTACCAACCTTCAGCAAAATTCATGTTTCAAGCAAAACATCCATGGTTTCACACTTGCTAACTCTCATACAGGCTTGCTAACACTGTCAAAAACAATTACGTGACCAGCTTGATAAGTTACACATTCCCGTTTCTGCAAAGGTCACTTGCACACATGGCCTCAGATATCAGAGTTTCCTGGGTGCATGCCTAAGAACACAGTGTGTCAGTAGGAACTAAAATGTGCTAAAATAAACCAACAATTCTGACAAGATTACATCATCTGTACACAATGTGCGATACAAGCTACTCAGTTACTCCATATGTTACTATGGTGGTTTTACTTAAAGTTTTCTGTACTTGTTGTTCAGACTATGAGGCGCTgctgaagcagctgcagaacagTGAGATATCATCAGGAGATTCCTTCTATGTGCGTGTCAACCTTTCTCTGCCTGTTGGCCCCAACGCAACCCTGGCTGTGTCCTGTAACGACATCCTACATGTGACCAACACACGGCCCGCTGGCACTGAGGACTCATGGCACGCAAGCCAAGTGCACCCCTGTCAGCTACTAGACCTCCAGAGTGGAACTGTACCTAACTATTACAGGTCAGTACACTGATgaggaatatactgtatacatgtgGGGATAAGGAAAGGTTCAGGTTTATGATCAACTTAGGAGTCAGAATCATTAGTATActtgaaaatgaagtgaaatcaaagtgtttgaagctgatttttttttgatgtCACAGGGCACAGCGACTTCTGATTCGAGTAATTGAGGACATGAGCTTTCAAACAAAGAAGTGTCAGAAGGTAAAAACTATTGAGTCTAACTCCTGTGAAAAGTGATCCTGTCCAAAATTTCACCTCTCTAAGTCCATCCCTGGAATATTCATCTCCCTCCCCAGGCTGGTCGTGTGGGAGCACAAAATAAAGAGAAGGCAGTGAGGATTGTGAGCACCGGGCGCCACGGCAGGAACCCGCTGTGGGTCAGTGTGGAGAATGAAAAGACCAAGAACACAGAGTCAAGTATGAGATCCTGTGGCAGCACACATGCATCACTAAAAGTGCAATATCTGTACATTTGTCTGATACACACTTGCTTACAGTGTATATCCTCTCCCATGTAGGTGATACATTTGCACCCAAAAGTTGTGTAACCCTCATGCCCTACACCCTGGTCACACCCCGCTACCCACCCATCTGCAGACCCGTCCTGTTGCTGCCCACCATCCTGGGACGCATTCTAGACAAGAAGCTGGCAGGGTGGCAGGGCTTTCAGCTCTGTGAACATGGTAAGa from Lates calcarifer isolate ASB-BC8 linkage group LG5, TLL_Latcal_v3, whole genome shotgun sequence includes these protein-coding regions:
- the card14 gene encoding caspase recruitment domain-containing protein 14 isoform X2; translated protein: MAGECVPCEGPDPKEMGEEELWELINDNRHRISLGVRPCILIPYLRQARVLTEMDEDEILSCHNLTNRCMRTSYMLDLLRTQGRNGAVALLDGLMIHYPTLYTQVTGRKPSTEPSRFSGLIKYSELTEYLVRAVTGMQKELQEAQREASRVTARCTTLESEIGQIMEQEEKSRCLQAENERMRRHLCSLQREVTKLKDEKCDLYMRYTAAIEDKSAVNKRLHDLNLQVYQLQTELQKAQIENEFQRKHSLKCASLAEMPQLQEEVQLRYQLVKTEQLDPAHQDILAHDLAEAIDSQVELAEQLRCYREENEQLLKEKQGLMDQKECLSLQVQQLTLDCNMLQQKSTVVHNQMRELQAERDQAYLSRDEAQTMIARVLAEKDTLRCQLVELQERVFSPKAKCSPREQRQSSDETEGGWESLRSSSDESSSPNRRRLRRMDAVNPMSLSSCPSEGEDAVASSIRSRNAEPPSSDSLRRREKALYEDSSLETAETDSLLDDFVFLPNFGSGDMQTPRLCPSKGSTSDSLSRTSPPPFLMRSRPKAIRINGRVLSISLQGEALLSQLALVGGNKTGVFVHQVTEGSPAHTVGIGPGAQIVEVKYEQNQKALRMVLEDSTLEEAMWALGQVTGLCHLSLRPRQDDYEALLKQLQNSEISSGDSFYVRVNLSLPVGPNATLAVSCNDILHVTNTRPAGTEDSWHASQVHPCQLLDLQSGTVPNYYRAQRLLIRVIEDMSFQTKKCQKAGRVGAQNKEKAVRIVSTGRHGRNPLWVSVENEKTKNTESSDTFAPKSCVTLMPYTLVTPRYPPICRPVLLLPTILGRILDKKLAGWQGFQLCEHEVLSPCEHAARLQRSEILEECEQGRNCCYTLQSVEKVMKKGIHCVLPLGLDCVRRLHRAEIFPIIIFISQSARSARKLKSKLQRHGQSEEQLLACSRSEEPLLDKLPCLYHSVAPDSWCDQTSLLTSLRTIIWEEQKKIVWVEPDLW
- the card14 gene encoding caspase recruitment domain-containing protein 14 isoform X1, whose product is MAGECVPCEGPDPKEMGEEELWELINDNRHRISLGVRPCILIPYLRQARVLTEMDEDEILSCHNLTNRCMRTSYMLDLLRTQGRNGAVALLDGLMIHYPTLYTQVTGRKPSTEPSRFSGLIKYSELTEYLVRAVTGMQKELQEAQREASRVTARCTTLESEIGQIMEQEEKSRCLQAENERMRRHLCSLQREVTKLKDEKCDLYMRYTAAIEDKSAVNKRLHDLNLQQVYQLQTELQKAQIENEFQRKHSLKCASLAEMPQLQEEVQLRYQLVKTEQLDPAHQDILAHDLAEAIDSQVELAEQLRCYREENEQLLKEKQGLMDQKECLSLQVQQLTLDCNMLQQKSTVVHNQMRELQAERDQAYLSRDEAQTMIARVLAEKDTLRCQLVELQERVFSPKAKCSPREQRQSSDETEGGWESLRSSSDESSSPNRRRLRRMDAVNPMSLSSCPSEGEDAVASSIRSRNAEPPSSDSLRRREKALYEDSSLETAETDSLLDDFVFLPNFGSGDMQTPRLCPSKGSTSDSLSRTSPPPFLMRSRPKAIRINGRVLSISLQGEALLSQLALVGGNKTGVFVHQVTEGSPAHTVGIGPGAQIVEVKYEQNQKALRMVLEDSTLEEAMWALGQVTGLCHLSLRPRQDDYEALLKQLQNSEISSGDSFYVRVNLSLPVGPNATLAVSCNDILHVTNTRPAGTEDSWHASQVHPCQLLDLQSGTVPNYYRAQRLLIRVIEDMSFQTKKCQKAGRVGAQNKEKAVRIVSTGRHGRNPLWVSVENEKTKNTESSDTFAPKSCVTLMPYTLVTPRYPPICRPVLLLPTILGRILDKKLAGWQGFQLCEHEVLSPCEHAARLQRSEILEECEQGRNCCYTLQSVEKVMKKGIHCVLPLGLDCVRRLHRAEIFPIIIFISQSARSARKLKSKLQRHGQSEEQLLACSRSEEPLLDKLPCLYHSVAPDSWCDQTSLLTSLRTIIWEEQKKIVWVEPDLW